The genome window AATGGCGGGACCAAACGTCCGCGCAGGGTTGAGCGATGCACCCGTCAGCGCACTGCCCGCAAGGATCGAGAAGGCGAACGTCGTACCAATTGCCCATCCTGCCATATCCCCGCCCCTGCCCGCCACAGCTGTCTGTAAAATTGTATTTACAAGGAAGAATGTAAGAACGATCTCGATCACCATTGCCCAGATGGGCTGGGATTCCGTCAGCACGCCAACGGTCGCTGCGGGGTTGAGTGAACCGCCCACCGGGGTTACCGCATAATGTAGCAAAGCCGCCGCAGCCGCCGCGCCTGCAAATTGCGCCACCCAATAGACAACCGTCTGTAACCACTTGACCGTGCCGTTTAGCGCCAACCCGAACGTCACCGCCGGGTTGAGGTGTGCGCCGGAAATATGTCCATAAGAATAGGTAAAGACCGCCAGCGTAAAGCCGCACGCAAGGGCAACACCCACAATCCCAGCGCCAACCACAGCCGCGCCAGCACCAATGAACACGATCGCGAAGGTGCCGATGAATTCGACCAGAAACGTTTTTGAATTAAACATGACCACTCCAGGATGTAATTTGATACAGAATATAACCCTCTAACTCTCGATACGATACGATGCATAAATTCCTAATTTGATACGCAGATTTCACCGATGATGCAGATTTGAAATTTTCAAGAGAAAAACCGACAAAAATCTGCACCCTCTGCGGATAAGATCGAAACGAATGCCATTGCCGATAAAGTCTAACGAAACAAGCGGCTATCTATTTTTATCAGATAGCTGCTTGTTTGTAATGCCTCATGCTATTCTGGCGTAATCACCCGTTCCTTCACTTGCTTAAGTGAGGTCAAAGCGGTCGAGGTTCATGACTTTGTTCCACGCCGCCACGAAGTCGCGCACGAACTTTTCCTTCGCATCGTCCTGAGCATAGACCTCGGCCAAGGCGCGCAACTGCGAGTTCGAGCCGAATACGAGGTCCACGCGCGTTCCAGTCCACTTGACTTCGCCAGTCTTGCGGTCGTGGGCGTTGAAGATGTCGGCGGCTTCCGAAGTGGGGTGCCAGACAACGCCCATGTCGGTCAGGTTGACGAAGAAATCGTTGGTCAGCTTGCCAGCCTGTTTGGTGAACACGCCATGCTGTGTCCCGCCGACGTTTGCGCCGAGCACACGCAGACCGCCGACCAGCACGGTCATTTCGGGCGCGCTGAGGGTCAGCAGTTGCGCCTTGTCCACCAGCATTTCTTCAGCGGATACGGTGTAGGTCGTCTTCTGGTAGTTGCGGAAGCCGTCCGCTTCGGGTTCGAGCACGGCGAAGGATTCGGCGTCGGTCTGGTCTTGCGTGGCGTCGGCGCGGCCCGGGGTGAAGGGAACTTCCACTTCGTAGCCAGCCGCCTTCGCCGCAGCTTCGACCGCCGCGCAGCCGCCCAGCACGATCAGGTCTGCCAGCGAAATTTTCTTGCCCTTCTTCTGGGCGCTGTTGAATTCCTGCTGAATGCCTTCGAGTGCGGAAAGAACCTTTGCCAATTGGGCAGGCTGATTCACGTCCCAGTCCTTCTGCGGAGCCAGGCGGATGCGCGCGCCATTGGCGCCGCCGCGCTTGTCCGAGCCGCGGAAG of Anaerolineales bacterium contains these proteins:
- a CDS encoding aquaporin → MFNSKTFLVEFIGTFAIVFIGAGAAVVGAGIVGVALACGFTLAVFTYSYGHISGAHLNPAVTFGLALNGTVKWLQTVVYWVAQFAGAAAAAALLHYAVTPVGGSLNPAATVGVLTESQPIWAMVIEIVLTFFLVNTILQTAVAGRGGDMAGWAIGTTFAFSILAGSALTGASLNPARTFGPAIFAGPNLANVYTYVIYLFGPLIGATLAVMAFNFFNGMDEEDEVEHPASAVEKVPVKAVRKPIARKTTKAVKTARK